GCCCTTATGCTTTCGTTGCCGATGGGGGCGCAGGTCTCCAGGTGATCGACATCGCGATACCCAGCGCGCCGCTGCTCGTGGCCAGCGCCAACACCGGTGCGGCCGTAGGGGTCGCCCTCCTGGGCAGCCGCGCGCTCATCGCCGACGGATGGGGTCTCCGGGCCGTCGATGTCGGCGATCCGCTGCACCCTCAGTTGCTGGGCAGGCTGATCCTCTACGGCACCACTACCGGCATCGTCGTGGCGGAGAGCGTCGTCTACGTGACAGCGGGCCTCTACGGTCTCGACCTGCTCAACGCTGGCGGTGGCGAGCTGCCGCCGGTCCTGAGCAACCTGAGCACCCTGGACCACGCCTATGCCGTCGCCGGCGCCGGGGCCTACGCCTATGTGGCCGCCTACGAGGCGGGGTTCCACATCGTCGCCACGGGTGACCCCGCGAATCCGCAGCTCGTCGGCGGGATCGACACGCCGGGCCTCGCGCAGGACGTGGCGGTCGCCGGCGGCTACGCCTATGTCGCCGACTACCTCGCTGGCCTCCAGGTGATCGATCTCAGCAATCCGCTGAGCCCGCAGATCGTGGGCACTCGGAACACGCCGGGCGCGGCCCAGGGCATCGCGATCGCCGGCGACTACGCCTACATCGCCGATTGGAGTAGCGGCCTCCAGGTGATCGACATCACAGATCCGACGTATCCCCGTATCGTAGGCAGCCTGGACACCGGCAACGAAGCCCTCGACATCGCAGTGTCGGGCACCTATGCCTACATCGTGGATCCCGGCGCCGGCCTGCTCGTGCTCGATATCGGCGATCCGGCGAATCCCCAGTTCGTGGGGGACGTGAACACGACCTACGAAGGGCTCTACAACCCGCGCGGCGTTGCGATCGCGGGTGACTACGCCTACGTCGCCGACTATTCCCAGGGGCTCCGGGTCATCGACGTCAGCGATCCCAGCGATCCGCAGATCGTCGCCACCGGATACATCCCGTGGCGCTGCTATCAGGTCTGCGTCGCCGACGGGTTTGCCTACGTCTCGAACGACGAGAACGGCCTTCAGATCGTGGACATTAGTACACCGACGGCCCCCTGCTGCGTGGGCAGCGTGAACACGCCGGGGGCAACGCGGGGAGTGGCGGTGGCAGGCGACCTGGTCCTCCTCGCCGACATCTATGCGGGTCTCTTCATCCTGCCCGCGCAGTGCGGCCTGCCGAGCGCGGTGGCCC
The sequence above is drawn from the bacterium genome and encodes:
- a CDS encoding T9SS type A sorting domain-containing protein — translated: MRSVCRSALLVVFGLVGWGSAVAARAECIDYNDYLHWIGNVNTPNHAYAVAVAGGLAFVADGASGLQVIDLSAACDPQALGSVNTPGSARGVAVGAGHAFIADDTAGLQVIDITDPAHPALVGSVDTPGNALAVALAGTHAFVADGAAGLQVVDVSDPAHPALVGSLDTPGSATALLIVGSTLYLADYGAGLLILDIADPAQPAILGSADTPGTASGVAIAGPYAFVADGGAGLQVIDIAIPSAPLLVASANTGAAVGVALLGSRALIADGWGLRAVDVGDPLHPQLLGRLILYGTTTGIVVAESVVYVTAGLYGLDLLNAGGGELPPVLSNLSTLDHAYAVAGAGAYAYVAAYEAGFHIVATGDPANPQLVGGIDTPGLAQDVAVAGGYAYVADYLAGLQVIDLSNPLSPQIVGTRNTPGAAQGIAIAGDYAYIADWSSGLQVIDITDPTYPRIVGSLDTGNEALDIAVSGTYAYIVDPGAGLLVLDIGDPANPQFVGDVNTTYEGLYNPRGVAIAGDYAYVADYSQGLRVIDVSDPSDPQIVATGYIPWRCYQVCVADGFAYVSNDENGLQIVDISTPTAPCCVGSVNTPGATRGVAVAGDLVLLADIYAGLFILPAQCGLPSAVAPALPAATLVLGAMPNPSLGRTTLQLELPARGPVAVAIYDLAGRRVRELLTGTREAGPLRVTWDGQDEAGRPVAAGVYFARAATRQAVASERFVILR